The following are encoded in a window of bacterium SCSIO 12643 genomic DNA:
- a CDS encoding SDR family oxidoreductase: MDTQHKPLIAITGASSGIGAATAQLFSQNGHPLLLMARRIDKIESLQLPNTICKKVDVTQMDELKRAIKEAEEQFGPVDCMINNAGVMLLGDIANQNPEEWKTMFDVNIIGVLNGMQAVLPQMKNRKHGTIINTSSIAGRKTFPNHAAYCGTKFGVHAITENAREEAASSNIRMVTIAPGAVETELLSHTTSDDIKSNYKSWKDDMGGVLSPQNIADTMWYAYNQPQGVNIREIVIAATRQEP; this comes from the coding sequence ATGGATACGCAACATAAACCATTAATCGCCATCACTGGTGCAAGTTCCGGAATTGGAGCTGCAACAGCTCAATTATTTTCTCAAAACGGCCATCCTCTATTACTTATGGCCAGAAGAATAGATAAAATCGAATCTCTTCAACTCCCAAATACCATTTGCAAAAAAGTAGATGTCACACAAATGGATGAATTAAAACGAGCGATCAAAGAAGCCGAAGAACAATTCGGCCCAGTAGATTGTATGATTAATAATGCGGGTGTGATGCTTTTGGGAGACATTGCCAATCAAAATCCCGAAGAATGGAAAACCATGTTTGATGTCAACATTATTGGTGTTTTAAACGGAATGCAAGCAGTTTTACCTCAAATGAAAAACAGAAAACATGGAACGATCATAAATACCAGTTCCATTGCTGGTCGTAAAACCTTTCCAAATCATGCTGCTTATTGCGGGACAAAATTTGGAGTCCATGCCATCACAGAAAACGCTCGTGAAGAAGCTGCTTCTTCAAATATTAGAATGGTAACTATTGCACCAGGAGCGGTTGAAACAGAACTATTATCTCATACAACTTCAGATGATATCAAAAGCAATTACAAATCATGGAAAGATGATATGGGAGGTGTACTCTCTCCTCAAAATATTGCAGATACCATGTGGTATGCATACAACCAACCTCAGGGAGTGAATATTAGAGAAATCGTTATTGCAGCTACAAGACAAGAACCTTAG
- a CDS encoding LysR family transcriptional regulator has translation MDVRLLRFFIAVYEQKNLTRAADICFVSQPNISNGIKQLEAELGKTLFDRHKRGVGIRPEAHYLYPIARRLVGEMNGLSQIFAESTYKNKVIIGVADSLPQEHKQQFFRKASKLLDTIEWDIQPISRECEMNLLVREWKYAEDLFLPLWKEDYVLCIPDGHHLLGKEVIELSDLSNEPFIHCPPCEAHQQCLSIIQPETGGWNTVANCATKTETLTCLMAGLGITFLPEGFIDGWYGFEVRPYNGPRYFREVGLSYPRKSLRNTAVSELISYFSKNKLNSQNFRSFGNG, from the coding sequence ATGGATGTTAGATTGCTGAGATTTTTTATTGCGGTATATGAGCAGAAAAATTTAACCCGAGCCGCAGATATATGTTTTGTATCTCAACCCAATATTTCTAATGGGATTAAGCAGCTTGAAGCAGAATTAGGAAAAACATTGTTTGATCGGCATAAAAGAGGTGTTGGAATCAGGCCAGAAGCCCATTATTTGTATCCCATAGCCAGACGACTGGTAGGAGAGATGAACGGATTGTCGCAAATATTTGCCGAGTCCACATACAAAAACAAAGTGATTATTGGTGTCGCAGATAGTTTACCGCAAGAGCATAAGCAGCAGTTTTTTAGAAAAGCTTCAAAATTGTTAGATACGATTGAGTGGGATATCCAGCCCATTAGTAGAGAATGCGAAATGAATTTATTGGTAAGAGAGTGGAAGTATGCCGAAGATTTATTTCTTCCACTATGGAAAGAAGATTACGTATTGTGTATTCCGGACGGACACCATTTGTTAGGTAAAGAGGTTATTGAATTATCCGATTTATCCAATGAACCATTTATTCATTGTCCACCTTGTGAAGCGCATCAGCAATGTTTATCCATTATCCAACCAGAAACAGGAGGATGGAATACCGTTGCTAATTGCGCCACAAAAACCGAAACATTGACCTGTTTAATGGCTGGATTGGGAATTACGTTTTTACCTGAAGGTTTTATTGATGGCTGGTATGGATTTGAGGTAAGACCATATAATGGACCAAGATATTTTCGCGAAGTAGGATTATCCTATCCAAGAAAAAGTTTGCGAAATACTGCGGTATCGGAATTAATCTCTTACTTTTCTAAAAATAAACTGAATAGCCAAAATTTTAGAAGCTTTGGAAATGGATAA
- a CDS encoding DUF4421 family protein, producing the protein MRFVYHRFFLVVCAMLLTITGKPKDVADSVDQVLHIPFYQSLSDSLTLRLLVVDRFNSFEIQDYRTEETVSFKPNSNLRLGFGFNYKKVGLNILFNVPGVSIGDGSGESQYFDFNLTHYGRKFGFDIAYNKYSGYYWSNPQNILPKYNTEVLGYPVRPDLSTGILAVSGYFNVNHKKFSYLSSFAQNERQLISAGSPIIGAYANVFELASVDSATVLPQAVIPPDEPELYFYDDLHFKSIQTRNAGLSAGYIYSFIIKRNFFITLSLQMGMGIESTDVSYDQQPTRYLDGYNIFGVSRAAMGYNGPLYYVGLSAYTTNFLTGSTDNLNVQYNLGSIRLVLARRFSAGFIRKMFKK; encoded by the coding sequence ATGAGGTTTGTTTATCACAGATTCTTTCTTGTTGTTTGCGCCATGCTGCTTACAATCACAGGGAAACCAAAGGATGTTGCAGATTCTGTAGACCAGGTTTTACATATCCCATTTTATCAAAGCTTGTCGGATTCGCTTACGCTAAGACTTTTGGTTGTAGACCGATTTAATTCTTTTGAGATACAAGATTATCGAACTGAAGAAACCGTAAGTTTTAAACCGAATAGTAATTTACGATTAGGCTTCGGGTTTAACTACAAAAAAGTAGGTTTGAATATCCTGTTCAATGTACCGGGTGTAAGTATTGGTGATGGATCCGGAGAATCTCAATATTTTGACTTTAATTTAACGCATTATGGGCGGAAATTTGGGTTTGATATTGCCTACAATAAATATTCAGGATATTATTGGAGTAATCCCCAAAACATTTTACCGAAATATAATACGGAAGTATTAGGGTATCCTGTTCGACCAGATTTAAGTACTGGAATTTTAGCGGTTTCTGGATACTTTAATGTCAATCATAAAAAGTTTTCGTACTTAAGTTCATTTGCGCAAAATGAGCGCCAATTAATAAGTGCAGGGTCTCCGATTATTGGAGCATATGCGAATGTTTTTGAGTTGGCATCAGTAGATTCTGCAACAGTTTTACCTCAGGCTGTGATTCCCCCAGATGAACCGGAATTGTATTTCTATGATGACTTACATTTTAAATCTATTCAAACCCGAAATGCTGGTTTAAGTGCCGGATATATCTATTCGTTTATCATCAAACGAAATTTCTTTATCACTTTGTCATTGCAAATGGGAATGGGGATAGAGAGTACGGATGTAAGTTATGATCAACAACCTACACGTTATTTGGATGGGTATAACATATTCGGAGTATCACGTGCAGCTATGGGCTATAATGGACCGCTATATTATGTTGGATTATCAGCATATACCACGAATTTTTTAACTGGTTCAACCGATAATCTGAATGTGCAGTATAATCTGGGATCAATTCGATTGGTTCTGGCAAGAAGGTTTTCTGCAGGTTTTATTAGAAAGATGTTTAAGAAATAG
- a CDS encoding PorT family protein → MKKVLFACLITLQSFTLLAQFGNGEEQKKLNYGISLGLNYSNILYEEFSPSVYTQVEPSNGMGFRFGIVADYKISKIISIAPKAELSFNGGEISVQHLSNGSIIGNKSYDIMPVSAEIMMHIVFKKGNKNWKPYFFMGPNVRLPLRQYNSSQTFKNNMDVALDFGIGGQRTFTTFHFLPELRYTFGLLDLAPDSRLESVNFHNISVIFSILG, encoded by the coding sequence ATGAAGAAAGTACTTTTTGCCTGTCTAATTACTTTACAGTCGTTCACCCTTTTAGCCCAGTTTGGGAATGGTGAAGAACAAAAAAAATTAAATTATGGAATTAGTCTGGGATTGAATTATTCCAATATATTATATGAAGAATTCTCTCCATCCGTATATACTCAAGTGGAACCATCGAATGGCATGGGGTTTAGGTTCGGAATAGTTGCGGACTATAAAATTTCGAAAATCATATCCATTGCACCAAAAGCGGAGTTATCATTTAATGGGGGAGAAATTAGCGTTCAACATTTAAGCAATGGTAGTATTATTGGAAATAAGTCTTATGATATCATGCCCGTAAGCGCTGAAATAATGATGCATATCGTTTTTAAAAAAGGGAATAAAAACTGGAAGCCGTATTTCTTTATGGGACCTAACGTTAGATTACCCTTACGTCAATATAATTCTTCTCAGACATTTAAAAATAACATGGATGTTGCTCTAGATTTTGGTATTGGTGGGCAAAGAACCTTTACCACTTTTCATTTTTTACCTGAGTTAAGGTATACATTTGGTTTATTAGATTTAGCCCCGGATTCAAGATTAGAATCTGTGAACTTCCATAATATATCTGTAATATTTAGTATTTTGGGCTGA
- a CDS encoding Lrp/AsnC family transcriptional regulator → MDAIDKQILEFLQSDAKLTAKEMAEKLSLTPTPVYERIKKLERSGIIQKYVALLDAEKANKGLTVFLNITIKEHQIEHRQKFVQEISNLKDIVELYHTSGSYDFLAKVRFSNIKEYRNFLVNEITAIKNIGDIDSQIVLEEIKYSTIVQV, encoded by the coding sequence ATGGATGCAATTGATAAGCAAATCCTAGAATTTCTCCAAAGTGATGCGAAATTGACCGCTAAAGAAATGGCGGAAAAGCTTTCATTAACCCCTACTCCGGTATACGAAAGGATTAAAAAACTTGAAAGGTCAGGGATTATTCAAAAATATGTTGCTTTGCTTGATGCGGAAAAAGCAAATAAAGGGCTAACTGTGTTTCTTAACATCACCATTAAAGAACACCAAATTGAACATCGGCAAAAATTCGTTCAGGAGATAAGTAATTTAAAAGATATTGTTGAACTATATCATACTTCCGGATCTTATGATTTTTTAGCCAAAGTGAGATTCTCAAACATTAAAGAATATAGAAACTTCTTAGTAAATGAAATCACAGCAATAAAAAACATTGGTGATATTGACAGTCAAATTGTTCTGGAAGAAATCAAATACAGTACTATTGTTCAGGTCTGA
- a CDS encoding glyoxalase has protein sequence MKTNIPFHFAFPVNNIKETIDFYVGVLGCKIGRSALHWVDFDFYGHQLTAHENSQFVMKMEHKWRKDSKYPIIHFGAILEWSQWHELKATFIESNISFVVEPHVAFLGEVGEQMSMFLEDPSGYAIEFKTFEFPDRIFLSK, from the coding sequence ATGAAAACAAACATTCCTTTTCATTTTGCATTTCCTGTGAATAACATAAAAGAAACAATCGATTTTTATGTAGGGGTATTGGGATGCAAGATAGGTAGATCAGCTTTACATTGGGTAGATTTTGATTTTTACGGGCATCAATTGACAGCTCATGAAAATTCGCAATTTGTGATGAAAATGGAACATAAATGGAGGAAGGATTCTAAATATCCCATTATTCATTTTGGAGCCATTTTAGAATGGAGCCAATGGCATGAATTAAAGGCTACGTTTATAGAAAGTAATATCTCATTTGTTGTAGAGCCACATGTTGCTTTTTTAGGAGAGGTAGGAGAACAAATGAGTATGTTTTTAGAAGATCCAAGTGGTTATGCAATTGAATTTAAGACATTTGAATTTCCAGATAGAATATTTTTAAGTAAATGA
- a CDS encoding arginine decarboxylase, with product MKNTYFDLIEQSYYFPQEGFDLRDESLTFHGVSLKYLIKKYGTPFRFIYLPKIGDQIKKARNLFQIAIKNNGYKGKYHFCYCTKCNHFHHVIKEALKHKVNLETSSEFDIDLILRLNAEGLFSKDRIIVHNGYKTDGYLRKIIELQKKGFKNSIIVLDSENEFDRLEKIKVDHVVKIAFRMAINEEAQSAYYTSRLGMRPNDILNLYAQKVKKNKKMELKMLHFFVDSGIKDTLYYWGEFQKALKLYVELKTDCNSLNAFNLGGGFPIRNHLGFEYKYEYIINEIVLNIKNACAKEGVLEPDIFTEFGKFTVGEAGAIIFEVLEEKKQNDTESWYIINNSLMNTIPDAWSIHEKFILLPINKWNNEYQRVNIGGISCDHSDYYNSEDLNQEVLLPKHSNKDKEPLFIGFFHTGAYQDSISGYGGIKHCLIPSPKHVIIDRDDKGNFVDYVYREEQSADEMFNILGYK from the coding sequence ATGAAAAATACCTACTTTGACTTAATAGAGCAGAGTTATTACTTTCCTCAGGAAGGTTTTGATTTAAGAGATGAGTCTCTAACCTTTCATGGTGTATCGCTCAAATATCTGATTAAAAAATATGGAACTCCTTTTCGATTTATTTATCTCCCTAAGATTGGCGATCAAATAAAAAAAGCGCGTAATTTATTTCAGATCGCTATAAAAAATAATGGATACAAGGGTAAATATCATTTTTGTTATTGTACAAAATGTAATCACTTTCATCATGTGATAAAAGAAGCTTTAAAACATAAAGTTAATCTTGAGACTTCATCGGAATTTGACATAGACCTAATTTTAAGATTGAATGCCGAAGGTTTGTTTAGTAAGGATAGAATTATTGTCCATAATGGATATAAAACAGATGGATATTTAAGAAAGATTATTGAACTCCAAAAAAAAGGATTTAAAAACTCAATTATCGTATTGGATAGTGAAAATGAGTTTGACCGACTCGAAAAAATAAAGGTGGATCATGTGGTTAAGATCGCATTTAGAATGGCGATTAATGAGGAAGCACAATCTGCTTATTATACTTCACGTCTGGGGATGAGGCCTAATGATATTTTGAATTTATATGCACAAAAGGTGAAGAAAAATAAGAAAATGGAATTGAAGATGTTACATTTTTTTGTTGATTCGGGAATTAAGGACACGTTATATTATTGGGGAGAGTTCCAAAAAGCTTTGAAGTTATATGTAGAACTCAAGACAGATTGTAATTCTTTAAACGCTTTTAACCTGGGAGGAGGTTTTCCTATCAGAAATCATTTAGGTTTTGAGTATAAATATGAATACATCATTAACGAGATTGTTCTTAATATTAAAAATGCATGTGCTAAAGAAGGGGTTCTTGAACCTGATATATTTACTGAATTTGGAAAATTTACCGTAGGTGAGGCAGGCGCAATAATTTTTGAAGTTCTGGAAGAAAAAAAGCAAAATGATACTGAGTCTTGGTATATCATAAATAATAGTTTAATGAATACAATACCTGATGCCTGGTCAATACATGAAAAGTTTATTTTACTTCCAATCAATAAATGGAATAATGAGTACCAACGCGTTAATATAGGCGGGATAAGTTGTGATCATTCTGATTATTATAATTCTGAAGATTTAAATCAAGAGGTATTGTTGCCTAAGCATTCAAATAAAGATAAAGAACCTTTATTCATAGGTTTTTTTCATACCGGAGCATATCAGGATTCAATTAGCGGCTATGGAGGTATTAAGCATTGTTTAATACCCTCTCCCAAACATGTGATTATAGACCGAGACGATAAAGGAAATTTTGTAGACTATGTGTATAGAGAAGAACAGTCTGCAGATGAGATGTTTAATATTTTAGGATATAAATAG
- the speB gene encoding agmatinase produces MKTRVFGGIPEELATFENAKNLLLSIPYDGTSTWGKGADKGFDAFLDAAENMELYDIETDSEVYKTGIHILPEITENRWPESVTDVVFGKTTELLKTDKFLTFFGGEHSISIGVIKAFKNKFKDLTVLQLDAHADLRESYNGSEYNHACAMHLASKTTNLVQVGIRSMDSSELGFMDKSRCFFAEDMYRNNDWQEDSISLCGDNVYITIDLDVFDPSIMPSTGTPEPGGLLWNSTIEYLKTVFQKKNVVGFDIVELAPIENLHAPNFLVAKLYYKLLSYKYKYNHG; encoded by the coding sequence ATGAAAACTAGAGTTTTTGGAGGAATTCCTGAAGAACTGGCAACATTTGAAAATGCAAAAAATTTGCTTTTATCGATACCATATGACGGGACAAGTACCTGGGGAAAAGGGGCTGATAAAGGCTTTGACGCTTTTTTGGATGCGGCTGAAAATATGGAATTATATGATATAGAAACCGATTCGGAAGTGTATAAAACAGGAATACATATTTTACCTGAAATCACAGAAAATCGATGGCCAGAATCAGTAACGGATGTTGTATTTGGAAAAACGACCGAGTTATTGAAAACAGATAAATTCTTAACTTTTTTTGGAGGAGAACATTCCATTAGTATTGGAGTTATTAAAGCATTTAAAAATAAGTTTAAAGATTTGACGGTATTGCAATTAGATGCTCATGCAGATCTTAGAGAAAGTTATAATGGATCGGAATATAATCATGCCTGCGCTATGCATTTAGCAAGTAAAACAACGAATTTGGTTCAGGTAGGAATAAGAAGTATGGATAGTTCCGAATTAGGGTTCATGGATAAATCCAGGTGTTTTTTTGCAGAAGACATGTACAGAAACAACGATTGGCAGGAGGATTCAATATCCTTATGTGGGGACAATGTATACATTACTATTGATTTGGATGTTTTTGATCCATCCATTATGCCATCCACCGGAACACCCGAACCTGGAGGATTACTTTGGAATTCTACGATAGAATATTTGAAAACCGTTTTTCAGAAAAAAAATGTGGTAGGATTTGATATTGTAGAGCTAGCGCCAATTGAAAATCTTCATGCACCCAATTTTTTGGTTGCAAAATTATATTACAAACTACTTTCTTATAAATACAAATACAATCATGGATAA
- a CDS encoding deoxyhypusine synthase family protein, with product MDKGPISQFMHRHFKHFNAASLVDAAQGYEQQLLKGNKMMVTLAGAMSTAELGKSFAEMIRQNKVHIISCTGANLEEDIMNLVAHSKYERIPEYRDLTSKDEWELLEKGLNRVTDTCIPEEEAFRRLQKHIFDIWKDSELNGERYFPHEFMYKLLLSGVLEQYYEIDPEDSWMLAAAEKNIPIIVPGWEDSTMGNIFASHCIKGELQPSTVKSGIEYMTFLASWYKSNTSDHGVGFFQIGGGIAGDFPICVVPMLSQDLELEDTPFWSYFCQISDSTTSYGSYSGAVPNEKITWGKLGITTPKYIIESDATIVAPLIFAYLLDW from the coding sequence ATGGATAAAGGACCAATTAGTCAGTTTATGCATAGGCATTTTAAGCACTTTAATGCAGCCAGTTTAGTTGATGCAGCTCAGGGATATGAGCAGCAATTGTTAAAAGGAAATAAAATGATGGTTACTCTTGCTGGGGCCATGAGTACAGCGGAGTTGGGTAAATCATTTGCGGAAATGATTCGCCAAAACAAGGTGCATATTATATCATGTACCGGAGCTAATCTGGAAGAAGATATAATGAATTTAGTTGCTCATTCCAAATATGAGAGGATTCCAGAGTACCGCGATTTAACATCAAAGGATGAATGGGAACTATTAGAGAAAGGATTAAATAGAGTAACAGATACTTGTATTCCTGAAGAAGAGGCTTTTCGAAGATTACAAAAACACATTTTTGATATTTGGAAGGATTCTGAATTGAATGGCGAGAGATATTTTCCACACGAATTTATGTATAAGCTGCTGTTATCGGGGGTATTGGAACAGTATTATGAAATTGATCCGGAAGATTCATGGATGCTTGCTGCCGCTGAAAAAAATATTCCTATCATAGTTCCCGGGTGGGAAGACTCGACCATGGGAAATATTTTTGCTTCACATTGTATTAAAGGAGAGTTACAACCATCCACTGTAAAATCAGGGATAGAGTATATGACTTTTCTGGCAAGTTGGTATAAATCGAATACATCTGATCATGGCGTAGGTTTTTTTCAAATTGGTGGTGGTATAGCAGGAGATTTTCCAATATGTGTAGTTCCTATGCTATCACAAGATTTGGAATTAGAGGATACTCCTTTTTGGAGTTATTTTTGTCAGATTTCTGATTCTACCACCAGTTACGGATCATATTCCGGAGCAGTTCCCAATGAAAAAATCACGTGGGGTAAACTGGGCATTACAACCCCTAAATACATCATTGAATCTGATGCAACAATTGTAGCTCCTTTAATATTTGCTTACCTACTGGACTGGTGA
- a CDS encoding DUF1684 domain-containing protein, producing the protein MKIISSKPFLVLVYVLIGCVCSIQAQSIEESVEFQETLNKEYADTETSPLTPKALKKFKGLEFFPVSKKYIVTAKFERVQDAEPFKMATTTDREPVYQLFGIATFEIDGKTYTLNIYQSHKLREMEEYKNHLFLPFTDLTCGVESYGGGRFIDLEIPEGDEIIIDFNQAYNPYCAYNHKYSCPIPPAENDLKVEIRAGVMHDNQKHK; encoded by the coding sequence ATGAAGATCATTAGCTCGAAACCTTTTTTAGTTCTTGTTTATGTTTTAATTGGTTGTGTTTGTAGTATTCAAGCACAGTCCATTGAGGAATCTGTAGAATTTCAGGAAACATTAAACAAAGAGTATGCAGATACGGAAACCTCTCCTTTAACCCCTAAAGCCTTAAAGAAATTCAAAGGTTTAGAGTTTTTTCCGGTAAGTAAAAAGTATATAGTTACGGCTAAATTTGAGAGAGTTCAGGATGCAGAACCTTTTAAAATGGCTACTACAACAGATAGAGAACCGGTATATCAGTTGTTTGGTATTGCCACATTTGAGATAGATGGGAAAACGTATACGTTAAACATTTATCAAAGTCACAAATTGCGTGAAATGGAGGAGTACAAAAATCATTTGTTTCTTCCTTTTACAGATTTAACCTGTGGTGTAGAATCATATGGGGGAGGAAGATTCATTGATTTAGAGATTCCAGAAGGTGATGAAATTATTATTGACTTCAATCAGGCGTATAACCCATACTGTGCTTATAATCACAAATATTCGTGTCCTATACCTCCAGCCGAAAATGATTTAAAAGTGGAGATCAGAGCTGGGGTGATGCATGACAATCAAAAACATAAATAG
- a CDS encoding GNAT family N-acetyltransferase — protein MKDIDQYMSFETERLIVRPTSLEDASFLLELMNTPKWIQFIGDRKVHTEEDAKRYIEERMFPQLERLGYSNNTVIRKSDMIKVGSCGLYDREGLEGVDIGFAFLPQFEGKGYAFESSDMLKNLAIEKWNLKKIGAITLEDNKSSQRLLERLGLKFQKLMRLEGDSEELMYYLWEAKK, from the coding sequence ATGAAAGATATAGATCAGTATATGTCTTTCGAAACAGAAAGATTGATTGTGCGTCCAACAAGTCTGGAGGATGCTTCGTTTTTATTGGAATTGATGAATACACCGAAGTGGATTCAGTTTATTGGCGATCGGAAAGTGCATACAGAAGAAGATGCGAAACGGTATATTGAAGAACGGATGTTTCCACAATTAGAACGTTTGGGTTACTCAAACAATACGGTTATTCGTAAATCAGATATGATAAAAGTAGGCTCCTGCGGTTTGTATGATCGTGAAGGATTGGAAGGTGTAGACATTGGTTTCGCCTTTTTACCTCAATTTGAGGGTAAAGGTTATGCATTTGAAAGTTCAGATATGCTTAAGAATTTAGCAATAGAGAAATGGAATTTAAAGAAAATTGGAGCGATCACTCTGGAAGATAATAAAAGCTCGCAACGTTTATTGGAGCGATTAGGTTTGAAATTTCAAAAGTTGATGCGGTTGGAAGGAGACTCTGAGGAATTGATGTATTATCTCTGGGAGGCTAAAAAATAA
- a CDS encoding tetratricopeptide repeat protein encodes MSRFLLVLIVSVLGYQTLNAQNLNGKKLLKSVQKLEQNKQYGEGIQLIQSNIDSTDKMFNQIVLKLVELQVKLRLLDLAKINLSGIKNVSDVAVEAKSKELSSEIEAQKNKYNTEVALGRKHVYDREFAKANEAFQEALKYDTGNYEVWFRMGEQEHYTGSVQKAEELYKKSLKKHFDKEEGKSHVYVHLAEVYIIQRNFESAVEMCDVALKINKKEDEALFIRGQALYFQGDYARASINFTGFIKSNPKSILAYNMRGNCYMEMERYSSAIVDYSETLKLDSNMHDALSNRGRCYYFLKQYDKAIKDFDKMTESYDGNYKALNALGLCYYQKGNYKKAVYYFEQVTTISSIEAYKFNLAISYYRNNQFKLALRYFNELGESRRNQPNYNVGHTWVLISLKQYEKARTWLDASMKMNPHVKEYYELSAELYTKVGEKEKAEKELKIAHKISGDALNFDPVF; translated from the coding sequence ATGAGCAGATTTTTATTAGTGTTGATTGTAAGTGTATTAGGTTATCAAACGCTCAATGCACAGAATTTAAATGGAAAGAAATTACTAAAAAGTGTTCAGAAATTAGAGCAAAATAAACAGTATGGTGAGGGGATCCAATTGATTCAATCAAATATAGATTCTACTGATAAAATGTTTAATCAGATCGTATTGAAACTGGTTGAACTACAAGTAAAATTAAGACTTTTAGATTTAGCTAAAATTAACTTAAGTGGAATCAAAAACGTTTCTGATGTTGCAGTTGAAGCGAAATCAAAAGAACTTTCTTCAGAAATTGAAGCACAAAAGAATAAGTATAATACTGAAGTGGCTCTAGGGCGTAAACATGTTTATGACAGGGAATTTGCAAAAGCAAATGAAGCATTTCAGGAAGCTTTAAAATATGATACTGGAAATTATGAAGTCTGGTTTAGAATGGGGGAGCAGGAGCACTATACCGGTTCTGTTCAAAAAGCAGAAGAATTATATAAAAAGTCCCTGAAAAAGCACTTTGATAAGGAAGAAGGTAAATCACATGTATATGTGCATTTGGCTGAAGTATATATTATCCAGAGAAATTTCGAATCAGCTGTAGAAATGTGTGATGTGGCGTTAAAAATCAATAAAAAGGAAGATGAAGCATTGTTTATTAGAGGACAAGCGCTGTATTTCCAAGGAGATTATGCCAGAGCTTCTATCAATTTTACCGGGTTTATTAAATCTAATCCGAAAAGCATTTTAGCATATAATATGCGTGGAAATTGCTATATGGAAATGGAAAGATATAGTTCAGCTATTGTAGATTATTCTGAAACCTTGAAGTTAGATTCAAATATGCATGATGCGCTAAGTAACAGGGGGAGGTGTTACTATTTCTTGAAGCAATACGATAAAGCGATTAAAGATTTTGATAAGATGACCGAATCTTATGATGGGAATTATAAAGCTTTAAATGCATTGGGATTATGTTATTACCAAAAAGGAAATTATAAAAAAGCGGTATATTATTTTGAACAGGTAACCACTATATCCTCTATAGAGGCGTACAAGTTTAATTTGGCGATTTCATATTACAGAAATAATCAGTTTAAACTGGCATTGAGATACTTCAATGAACTTGGAGAATCAAGGAGGAATCAACCAAATTATAATGTAGGACACACCTGGGTGTTAATCTCATTAAAGCAATATGAGAAAGCCAGAACCTGGTTGGATGCTTCTATGAAGATGAATCCTCATGTCAAGGAGTACTACGAACTAAGTGCAGAATTATACACCAAAGTTGGAGAAAAAGAAAAGGCGGAAAAGGAGCTTAAAATTGCGCATAAGATTTCGGGAGATGCTTTGAACTTTGACCCGGTCTTTTAG